The Acidobacteriota bacterium genome contains a region encoding:
- the katG gene encoding catalase/peroxidase HPI — protein MFKRTISVITLLAIGFSPVAPIGTAGAKDKAPDNDYWWPNRLSLEPLRQVSRESGPVGNGFDYAKAFESLDLQALKADLTRLMTTSQDWWPADYGHYGPFFIRMAWHSAGTYRTIDGRGGGDGGLQRLAPLNSWPDNANLDKATRLLWPIKEKYGRKISWADLLILAGDVAMESMGFKTLGFAGGRVDAWYPEDVNWGPEGQWLAFDRRDKDGKLIRPLGATQMGLIYVNPQGPGGKPNPQAAAHAIREAFGRMGMNDEETAALIAGGHTFGKAHGAADPSKYVGVEPEAGDIEAQGFGWKNKYGKGNRGDTITSGLEGAWTRDPAAWTHNFLENLYGFEWELTQSPGGATQWKPAGGAAADLVPDAHDPNKRHAPMMLTTDIALRVDPAYREITSRWLKNPKEFEDAFARAWFKLIHRDLGPRSRYLGDLAPDREFVWQDPIPAVDHALIDAKDAAGLKTKILGSGLSTAELVRAAWASASTFRGTDMRGGANGGRIRLAPQKGWAANDPAELGRVLKTLEGIRSGFNGAQSGGKRVSLADLVVLGGAAAIEKAAKKAGMDVDVPFAPGRMDATMEQTDADSFALLEPTADGFRNYFAGRNSRSPVERLVEKAAMLNLTVSEMTVLVGGLRVLNANSGGSRHGVFTDRPGTLSNDFFVNLVDMSTQWTKSSTAGVYEGRDRSTGEVKWTATPVDLIFGSNSELRSVTEFYAAGDAKEDFVKDFVAAWTKVMTLDRFDL, from the coding sequence ATGTTTAAACGAACGATATCCGTAATCACCCTGCTGGCGATCGGGTTCTCTCCGGTCGCGCCGATCGGCACGGCAGGCGCCAAGGACAAGGCGCCCGACAATGACTACTGGTGGCCCAACCGGCTGAGCCTCGAACCGCTGCGCCAGGTGTCTCGGGAATCCGGTCCGGTCGGCAACGGCTTCGACTATGCCAAGGCGTTCGAGAGTCTCGACCTGCAGGCGTTGAAGGCAGATCTCACCAGGCTGATGACGACTTCCCAGGACTGGTGGCCGGCCGACTATGGCCACTACGGGCCGTTTTTCATTCGCATGGCCTGGCACAGTGCCGGCACCTATCGAACCATCGACGGACGGGGTGGCGGTGACGGCGGACTGCAACGCCTGGCGCCGCTCAACAGTTGGCCCGATAACGCCAACCTGGACAAGGCGACGCGATTGCTCTGGCCGATCAAGGAGAAGTACGGCCGCAAGATCTCCTGGGCCGACCTGCTGATCCTGGCGGGTGACGTGGCCATGGAGTCCATGGGCTTCAAGACCCTGGGCTTCGCCGGCGGTCGTGTCGATGCCTGGTATCCCGAAGACGTGAACTGGGGACCCGAGGGCCAGTGGCTCGCCTTCGATCGACGCGACAAGGACGGGAAGCTGATTCGTCCTCTGGGCGCCACCCAGATGGGCCTGATTTACGTGAACCCCCAGGGCCCGGGCGGCAAACCCAATCCGCAGGCGGCTGCTCACGCCATCCGGGAGGCTTTCGGCCGCATGGGGATGAATGACGAAGAGACGGCCGCGCTGATCGCCGGCGGCCATACCTTCGGAAAGGCCCATGGCGCCGCCGATCCTTCCAAGTACGTCGGTGTGGAGCCGGAGGCCGGCGATATCGAAGCCCAGGGATTCGGTTGGAAAAACAAGTACGGCAAAGGCAATCGCGGCGACACCATCACCAGTGGCCTGGAAGGAGCCTGGACGCGAGACCCGGCGGCCTGGACCCACAACTTCCTGGAAAACCTGTACGGCTTCGAGTGGGAGCTGACTCAAAGCCCTGGGGGTGCAACCCAGTGGAAGCCGGCCGGCGGCGCCGCGGCCGACCTGGTGCCGGATGCCCACGATCCGAACAAGCGGCATGCGCCCATGATGCTCACCACCGACATCGCCCTCAGGGTCGACCCGGCCTATCGCGAGATCACCTCGCGCTGGCTCAAGAACCCGAAGGAGTTCGAGGACGCCTTCGCCCGGGCCTGGTTCAAGCTGATTCACCGCGACCTGGGTCCGAGGTCGCGTTACCTCGGCGATCTGGCGCCTGACCGGGAATTCGTATGGCAAGACCCGATTCCTGCGGTCGATCATGCCCTGATCGATGCCAAGGATGCGGCCGGGTTGAAAACCAAGATCCTGGGCTCCGGGCTGTCTACCGCCGAATTGGTCAGGGCGGCCTGGGCTTCCGCATCCACTTTCCGCGGGACCGACATGCGCGGCGGCGCCAACGGGGGACGGATTCGCCTGGCGCCCCAGAAGGGTTGGGCTGCCAACGATCCGGCCGAGCTGGGCCGCGTATTGAAGACCCTGGAGGGTATCCGGAGCGGATTCAACGGCGCCCAGTCCGGCGGCAAGCGGGTCTCTCTGGCGGACCTGGTCGTTCTGGGCGGTGCGGCTGCCATCGAGAAGGCGGCCAAGAAAGCCGGGATGGACGTGGACGTGCCCTTTGCACCCGGGCGCATGGACGCCACGATGGAGCAGACCGACGCGGATTCCTTCGCCCTGCTCGAACCCACCGCCGACGGGTTCCGCAATTACTTCGCCGGACGTAACTCCCGATCACCGGTGGAGAGGCTGGTGGAGAAGGCAGCCATGCTGAACCTGACCGTCTCCGAAATGACGGTGCTGGTCGGCGGCCTGCGAGTCCTGAATGCCAATTCGGGAGGCTCTCGCCACGGAGTGTTCACCGACCGTCCCGGCACCCTGAGCAACGACTTCTTCGTCAACCTGGTCGACATGTCAACCCAGTGGACCAAGTCCTCCACCGCGGGCGTGTACGAAGGTCGCGACCGCTCCACGGGTGAGGTCAAGTGGACGGCGACTCCGGTCGACCTGATCTTCGGTTCCAACTCCGAGCTGCGCTCCGTGACCGAGTTCTACGCGGCCGGGGATGCCAAGGAAGACTTCGTGAAGGACTTCGTTGCGGCCTGGACCAAGGTAATGACCCTGGACCGCTTCGACCTGTAG
- a CDS encoding amidohydrolase family protein: protein MIRVDIHSHIYERRHFADRTIEEIESTYGKTNKCHCPPDEHWEQVAQKVERAAVFAMMMNAAGLVVPNDYVHEYVRQHPEKLVGVASVDPNDPGCIEQLEHAVRNFGFRAVKLSGAYQDFNPAAPCHDPLYRKAQELDIPVFWHQSTTPFAITPLRWSKPILLDEVAQRFPKLRQMICHIGHPWHTDAVMIVRKHRNVYADMSGFCIRPLRFYEALVTAIEYGVGHKILFGSDYPYVGVDDSVRALYDTSSMAERAGLPPVPKAFVEELLERDSLKMLGMD from the coding sequence ATGATCAGAGTCGATATCCACAGCCATATCTACGAACGGCGTCACTTTGCCGACAGGACCATTGAGGAGATTGAGTCCACCTATGGCAAGACCAACAAGTGCCACTGTCCGCCCGATGAGCACTGGGAGCAGGTGGCCCAGAAAGTCGAGCGGGCGGCCGTTTTTGCCATGATGATGAATGCCGCCGGACTGGTGGTCCCCAACGATTACGTCCATGAGTATGTCCGGCAACATCCGGAGAAGCTGGTGGGAGTGGCCAGCGTGGACCCCAATGATCCCGGCTGTATCGAACAGTTGGAGCATGCAGTCAGGAATTTCGGTTTCCGGGCGGTCAAGTTGAGCGGCGCCTACCAGGATTTCAACCCGGCCGCCCCCTGCCACGACCCGCTATACCGCAAGGCCCAGGAGCTTGACATTCCCGTCTTCTGGCATCAGAGCACCACCCCCTTTGCCATCACCCCCTTGCGCTGGTCGAAACCCATTCTCCTGGACGAGGTCGCCCAACGGTTCCCCAAGCTGCGGCAGATGATCTGCCATATCGGGCATCCCTGGCATACCGATGCGGTGATGATCGTTCGCAAGCATAGGAACGTTTATGCCGACATGTCGGGGTTCTGCATTCGGCCGCTACGATTCTACGAAGCGCTGGTCACGGCGATCGAATATGGGGTGGGTCACAAGATTCTGTTTGGATCCGATTATCCCTATGTTGGAGTGGATGATAGCGTTCGCGCTCTCTATGACACGTCCAGCATGGCTGAGCGGGCTGGTTTGCCGCCGGTGCCGAAGGCTTTTGTTGAGGAGTTGCTGGAGCGGGATTCCTTGAAGATGCTGGGGATGGATTGA
- a CDS encoding sialidase family protein, producing the protein MNRSKPLNGLLKASVAIMILGIGCGPPPETQESSPGPSQADLFVSGEDGYHTYRIPALIVTREGSLLAFCEGRKNNRRDHGDIDLLLKRSTDGGRTWSDPQIVYEEGGTEEITIGNPCPVVDRETGTIWLPFCRDNKDVLVTKSTDDGVSWSDPVDITAAVKKPDWTWVATGPGIGIQLEHEPYKGRLVIPSDHGKGSGEEGDERVQYSHVFYSDDHGETWQLGAAVAPHTDECQVIEKDDGTLLINMRNYWGRQGGRPDRGGMRALATSQDGGATWSELSFDPTLIEPICQASLIRHVGHGAAESPSRLLFSNPASKTDRVDLTVRLSYDSGKTWPVSRLLNPGRSAYSNLAILPDGSIGCLYERGKSIPYETITFARFTMDWLMGGG; encoded by the coding sequence GTGAATCGAAGCAAACCTCTCAACGGCCTGCTCAAGGCTTCCGTGGCAATCATGATTCTCGGCATCGGGTGCGGACCGCCACCTGAAACGCAGGAGTCCTCCCCCGGCCCCAGCCAGGCTGACCTGTTTGTGAGTGGGGAAGACGGCTACCACACCTACCGGATTCCGGCCTTGATCGTCACCAGGGAAGGCAGTCTGCTGGCGTTCTGTGAAGGTCGAAAGAACAATCGCCGCGACCACGGCGACATCGACCTGCTGTTGAAGAGAAGTACCGACGGCGGTCGAACCTGGTCGGATCCGCAGATTGTGTACGAGGAGGGAGGAACGGAAGAGATCACCATCGGGAACCCCTGTCCCGTGGTGGACCGGGAAACCGGTACCATCTGGCTCCCCTTCTGCCGAGACAACAAGGACGTTCTGGTGACGAAGAGTACCGATGACGGAGTGAGCTGGTCAGACCCTGTCGACATCACCGCTGCCGTCAAGAAACCTGACTGGACCTGGGTGGCGACCGGCCCCGGAATCGGAATTCAGCTTGAACACGAGCCCTACAAGGGGCGCTTGGTTATCCCCAGCGACCATGGCAAGGGCAGTGGCGAGGAGGGCGATGAGAGAGTTCAGTACTCTCATGTCTTCTACAGCGACGATCACGGGGAAACCTGGCAGCTCGGCGCCGCCGTGGCCCCGCACACCGACGAGTGCCAGGTTATCGAGAAAGACGACGGAACACTCCTGATCAACATGCGCAACTACTGGGGACGCCAGGGCGGCAGGCCCGACCGCGGAGGCATGCGGGCCCTGGCGACCAGCCAGGACGGCGGAGCCACCTGGTCCGAACTCTCCTTCGACCCGACCCTCATCGAGCCGATCTGCCAAGCCAGCCTCATACGCCACGTCGGACACGGCGCCGCCGAGTCACCCTCCCGGCTCCTCTTCTCGAATCCGGCCAGCAAGACAGACCGAGTCGACCTGACAGTGCGGCTCAGCTACGACTCGGGAAAAACCTGGCCCGTCTCAAGACTCCTGAACCCCGGCCGCTCGGCCTACTCCAACCTGGCAATCCTCCCGGACGGATCGATCGGCTGTCTCTACGAACGTGGAAAGTCGATACCG
- a CDS encoding LysR substrate-binding domain-containing protein — MKTYNFTLRQLQYVLAVAETMSFRRAAELCNVSQPSLSAQVAEMESALSVSLFERDRRGVLVTAAGRELIGRARRVLVEVDDFAEAANQFIDPLAGTLRIGVIPTVGPYLLPHVVPALRKAFPHLTLIWIEDKTDALLRALKRGDLVAALLALEADLADLDHHTVAVDPFVLAVPRGHELDRGTRPVRRNRLRGERVLLLDDGHCFRDQALEYCSSNRLEEMGFRATSMPTLTQMVSSGAGVTLLPTMAVPTETHRSQLSIRTLERPVPFRTIVLGWRRRSAMADTLRTVAETLRLTVERDREILGEAGAPREGGGTVEPAAVSDE; from the coding sequence ATGAAGACCTACAATTTCACTCTCAGACAGCTTCAATACGTCCTTGCCGTGGCGGAAACCATGAGCTTCCGGCGGGCCGCCGAGCTTTGCAACGTTTCTCAGCCGTCCTTGAGCGCCCAGGTGGCGGAGATGGAGTCTGCACTTTCCGTTTCTCTGTTCGAACGGGACCGGCGCGGCGTGCTGGTTACCGCGGCGGGACGGGAACTGATCGGCAGAGCGCGCCGCGTCCTGGTCGAAGTGGACGACTTCGCCGAAGCCGCCAATCAGTTCATCGACCCCCTGGCCGGCACACTTCGGATCGGCGTGATTCCAACGGTCGGGCCCTATCTGCTTCCCCACGTTGTCCCCGCGCTGCGAAAAGCCTTTCCTCATCTGACGCTGATCTGGATCGAAGACAAGACCGACGCTCTTCTCCGCGCTCTGAAACGGGGAGACCTGGTGGCGGCGCTGCTGGCGCTGGAGGCCGATCTGGCCGACCTGGACCACCACACGGTTGCCGTCGATCCCTTCGTGTTGGCAGTCCCGCGGGGGCACGAACTCGATCGCGGCACCAGGCCCGTAAGGCGGAACAGGTTGCGCGGCGAGCGTGTCCTGCTGCTCGACGACGGGCACTGCTTCAGGGATCAGGCCCTCGAGTACTGTTCGAGCAACAGGCTCGAGGAAATGGGGTTTCGCGCCACCAGCATGCCCACTCTGACCCAGATGGTCTCCAGCGGCGCCGGAGTCACGCTGCTGCCGACGATGGCGGTGCCCACCGAGACTCACCGTTCCCAACTATCGATTCGAACGCTCGAGCGGCCTGTCCCCTTCCGAACCATCGTGCTCGGTTGGCGCCGCCGATCGGCAATGGCCGACACCTTGCGGACGGTGGCGGAAACCCTTCGTCTCACGGTGGAAAGGGATCGGGAAATCCTCGGGGAGGCAGGTGCGCCCCGTGAAGGGGGTGGGACCGTCGAGCCGGCGGCGGTGTCTGACGAGTAG
- a CDS encoding LysR substrate-binding domain-containing protein — translation MSPLPPLECLRFFDAAARHQSFARAAEELHVTAAAVAHRVKMLEKHLGHNLFDRDRRSVALNSRGKACWGDVQGILTEIQEVIDRYGSGPQLRRLSVVVVESVAERWLMPKIADFNASHPDIAIELETDHLGVDPNRTDFDVWITYDGGTKAPSTEVALRETLFEDSLVALCSPVLFENHGRPRNLADLYSWPLLYHLGWPSDWAQWFAAQGGPPPDLSHASGFRLCSMVLHAALNGMGAAVGRPATIAPELEQGTLVPLFDRCNEVPTRCCLMTTAGARRKPEVQAFREWILESTSEPAANVTIAGTPRGRL, via the coding sequence ATGTCTCCGCTACCGCCGCTCGAGTGTCTCCGTTTCTTCGATGCTGCGGCCCGGCACCAGAGCTTTGCCCGGGCTGCGGAGGAACTCCATGTCACTGCCGCCGCCGTCGCCCACCGCGTCAAGATGCTCGAAAAACACCTCGGCCACAACCTGTTCGACCGCGATCGCCGAAGCGTTGCGCTGAACTCACGCGGCAAGGCCTGTTGGGGGGATGTGCAAGGCATTCTCACTGAAATCCAGGAAGTCATCGACCGTTACGGAAGCGGGCCGCAGTTGCGGCGCCTCAGCGTGGTCGTGGTCGAGTCCGTTGCCGAGCGGTGGCTGATGCCGAAGATCGCGGACTTCAACGCTTCCCATCCCGACATCGCCATCGAGTTGGAGACGGACCACCTCGGCGTCGACCCCAACCGGACCGACTTCGACGTCTGGATTACCTATGACGGTGGGACCAAAGCGCCGAGCACGGAGGTGGCCCTGCGGGAGACGTTGTTCGAGGATTCGTTGGTTGCACTCTGCAGTCCGGTCCTTTTCGAGAACCACGGACGGCCCCGCAACCTGGCGGACTTGTATTCGTGGCCCCTGCTCTACCATCTGGGGTGGCCTTCGGACTGGGCCCAATGGTTCGCGGCCCAGGGCGGCCCCCCACCGGACCTGTCGCACGCATCGGGTTTCCGCCTGTGCAGCATGGTGCTGCATGCGGCCCTGAATGGCATGGGGGCCGCCGTTGGACGCCCGGCCACCATTGCGCCTGAACTGGAACAGGGGACTCTGGTACCGTTGTTCGACCGGTGCAATGAGGTGCCCACGCGATGCTGTCTGATGACGACCGCCGGCGCGCGGCGAAAGCCCGAGGTCCAGGCGTTCCGCGAATGGATCCTTGAGAGCACGTCCGAGCCCGCAGCCAATGTGACGATTGCGGGAACACCTCGGGGCAGGCTCTGA